A single region of the Asterias amurensis chromosome 19, ASM3211899v1 genome encodes:
- the LOC139951530 gene encoding phosphatidylglycerophosphatase and protein-tyrosine phosphatase 1-like yields the protein MGVGSKLMFYPTLGFNVVMKKVSSRRWYDRIDQTVVLGALPLRSNNYAQELVEKENVRGVISMNEDYELKRFVTTKEEWAKLGANLLQLPTVDFTEAPSLDFLEQGVNFILDHAQKEESVYVHCKAGRTRSATLVGCYLMHVKKCTPQEAQNSIEKKRSHIIMKDKHFRAMYRYYDKHVKGQRGHKKEPVQEGIEQNDLS from the exons ATGGGCGTAGGTTCCAAATTAATGTTCTACCCAACACTTGGATTTAATGTCGTCATGAAGAAAGTTTCATCACGAAGATGGTACGACAGAATTGATCAAACAGTTGTGCTTGGTGCTCTGCCGTTGAGAAGTAACAACTATGCTCAAGAG CTGGTTGAAAAAGAGAATGTCAGAGGAGTAATTTCCATGAATGAAGACTACGAGCTGAAAAGATTTGTGACGACAAAAGAG GAGTGGGCCAAACTCGGTGCCAACCTTCTTCAGCTGCCGACCGTTGACTTCACTGAGGCGCCGAGTCTTGACTTCTTAGAGCAAGGCGTTAACTTCATATTAGATCACGCTCAGAAGGAGGAATCTGTCTACGTTCATTGTAAGGCAGGACGGACAAGGAGTGCTACGTTGGTGGGATGTTATCTTATGCAT GTCAAAAAGTGTACCCCACAAGAAGCGCAGAACTCCATCGAGAAGAAGCGGAGTCACATCATCATGAAGGACAAACATTTCAGAGCTATGTACAGGTATTATGACAAGCATGTCAAAGGTCAGCGAGGTCATAAGAAAGAGCCAGTTCAAGAGGGTATTGAGCAAAACGACCTTTCTTAA
- the LOC139951318 gene encoding succinate dehydrogenase [ubiquinone] cytochrome b small subunit A, mitochondrial-like: MAALRILRSRAFLVGPQMMTRSFLKTDNARTPYAITELHTTGQNHTTGGQSTGMMASTHWNVEHAVTLALTAAIPTAFITQHPLVDYVLAGCMTLHGHWGMEAIFADYIPGKTLPKVAHSCLLGVSALTFAGLCYFNYNDVGITKAIMMLWS; this comes from the exons ATGGCGGCTCTACGGATCCTTCGGTCGCGAG CTTTCCTCGTTGGCCCACAAATGATGACTCGCTCCTTTTTGAAGACGGACAATGCAAGAACACCATACGCAATCACAGAGCTGCACACCACAGGACAGAACCACACAACAGGAG GTCAGTCAACGGGTATGATGGCATCAACTCATTGGAATGTTGAGCATGCAGTAACCCTGGCCCTAACAGCAGCTATCCCGACTGCGTTCATTACCCAACATCCTCTTGTTGACTACGTCCTGGCTGGATGCATGACTCTTCATGGACATTG gGGAATGGAAGCAATCTTCGCTGATTACATCCCTGGAAAGACTCTCCCCAAAGTAGCCCACAGCTGCCTCCTGGGCGTCTCAGCTCTCACATTCGCTGGACTGTGCTACTTCAATTACAATGACGTCGGAATCACCAAGGCTATCATGATGCTATGGTCGTAA